A window from Limisphaera ngatamarikiensis encodes these proteins:
- a CDS encoding efflux RND transporter periplasmic adaptor subunit, with protein sequence MKTIHRLIRPRHNPTAPGIPTRAGNASAPKPHPAIHTALTGALLLTLGALVSCGRPPAPPPARIPQVTVTHPVTAPVTNWDEYPAHLEAVDTVEIRSRVAGYLESIHFRDGAEVRAGQLLFVIDPKPYEADLERARAERRRAETQLELARNDFERAQRLRQSRAIADEEYDARAKAVRAAEDALAAARAAETTAELNLAYTRITAPLDGRIGRRLVAIGNMIQGSTMMPGTLLATLVTQDPIYAYFEVPEETFQQYRDRLPGLTQPGTEPVPCELALAGDTDFPHRGHIDFVDNQADPRTGTVRLRAVFPNPDRRLIPGMFARVRLPVEQLQQALLIPEAAILSEQTRKFVYVVNAQGIVEPRPVDPGRSHGTLRIIRSGLQPGDNVVVSGLLMLRPGLKVQVVEPGTAPAQGQH encoded by the coding sequence ATGAAAACCATCCATCGCCTCATCCGCCCACGCCACAACCCAACCGCGCCCGGCATCCCAACCCGGGCCGGAAACGCGTCCGCACCCAAACCCCACCCCGCCATCCACACCGCCCTGACCGGCGCCCTCCTCCTCACCCTGGGCGCCCTGGTCTCCTGCGGCCGACCACCCGCCCCACCTCCGGCCCGCATCCCCCAGGTCACCGTCACCCACCCCGTCACCGCCCCGGTCACCAACTGGGATGAATACCCCGCCCACCTCGAGGCCGTGGATACCGTCGAAATCCGCTCCCGCGTGGCCGGTTACCTCGAATCCATCCACTTCCGCGACGGCGCGGAGGTCCGAGCCGGCCAACTGCTGTTCGTCATCGACCCCAAACCCTACGAAGCCGACCTGGAACGCGCCCGCGCCGAACGGCGCCGCGCCGAAACCCAGCTCGAACTCGCCCGCAACGACTTCGAACGCGCGCAGCGCCTCCGCCAATCCCGCGCCATCGCCGACGAAGAATACGACGCCCGCGCCAAAGCCGTCCGCGCCGCCGAAGACGCCCTGGCCGCAGCCCGCGCCGCCGAAACCACCGCCGAACTCAACCTCGCCTACACCCGCATCACCGCACCCCTCGACGGCCGCATCGGCCGCCGCCTCGTCGCCATCGGCAACATGATCCAGGGCAGCACCATGATGCCCGGCACACTCCTCGCCACCCTCGTCACCCAGGACCCCATCTACGCCTACTTCGAAGTCCCCGAGGAAACCTTCCAACAATACCGCGACCGTCTCCCCGGCCTCACCCAACCCGGCACCGAACCGGTCCCCTGCGAACTGGCCCTGGCCGGCGACACCGACTTCCCCCATCGCGGCCACATCGATTTCGTGGACAACCAGGCCGACCCGCGCACCGGCACCGTCCGACTCCGCGCCGTCTTCCCCAACCCCGACCGCCGCCTCATCCCCGGCATGTTCGCACGCGTCCGACTGCCCGTGGAACAACTCCAACAGGCCCTCCTCATCCCCGAGGCCGCCATCCTCTCCGAGCAAACCCGCAAATTCGTCTACGTCGTCAACGCCCAGGGAATCGTCGAACCCCGACCCGTGGACCCGGGCCGATCCCACGGCACCCTCCGCATCATCCGCTCCGGTCTCCAGCCCGGCGACAACGTCGTCGTCAGCGGGCTGCTGATGCTCCGACCCGGCCTCAAGGTCCAGGTGGTCGAACCCGGAACCGCACCCGCCCAGGGACAACACTAA
- a CDS encoding TetR/AcrR family transcriptional regulator — protein sequence MPRTDTAQTRQRILDAAERTFAEQGFEPASIRTIAARARVTLPVLYYHFESKTGLIRAVLLRRLEPLRQTHQSTLAQLAANYPPPQTPPLRLILESMIRPALDLATTDARKGSIVMRLLGRVLTEPAAPLQDIFQNVFADVRQGFLDLLGRCLPHLSKTALYWRHEFIWGALALLLCNPGRTLQKTEGLCNPLDTESLLPHFLSFCIAGLEAPPPATTGARPDPNPERLSSKP from the coding sequence ATGCCCAGAACCGATACAGCCCAAACCCGACAACGCATCCTCGATGCGGCAGAACGAACCTTCGCCGAACAGGGGTTCGAACCCGCCTCCATCCGCACCATCGCCGCCCGCGCCCGCGTCACCCTGCCCGTCCTCTACTACCACTTCGAATCCAAAACCGGTCTCATCCGCGCCGTCCTGCTCCGCCGACTCGAACCGCTCCGCCAAACCCACCAATCCACCCTCGCCCAACTCGCCGCAAACTATCCCCCACCCCAAACACCCCCGCTGCGCCTCATCCTCGAATCCATGATCCGACCCGCCCTCGACCTCGCCACCACCGACGCCCGCAAAGGTTCCATCGTCATGCGCCTGCTCGGCCGCGTCCTCACCGAACCGGCCGCACCCCTGCAGGACATCTTCCAAAACGTCTTCGCCGACGTCCGCCAGGGTTTCCTGGACCTCCTGGGCCGGTGCCTGCCCCACCTCTCCAAAACCGCCCTCTACTGGCGACACGAATTCATCTGGGGTGCCCTGGCCCTGCTGCTCTGCAACCCGGGCCGCACCCTCCAAAAAACCGAGGGCCTCTGCAACCCCCTCGACACCGAATCGTTGCTCCCCCATTTCCTCAGCTTTTGCATCGCGGGTCTGGAAGCACCGCCGCCGGCAACCACCGGCGCCCGGCCCGACCCCAACCCGGAACGCCTCTCCTCAAAACCATGA
- a CDS encoding heavy metal translocating P-type ATPase: MGPRGSGTGAGSDCLARSLLQVFAEEPSLEAVSVDRERKLVEVATLGRTDVVRLRERLEAGLREVADLRVGRECALVSGRGDCRTCGRPLPEADVRQFRFRHERGVTTVSRVTCPTAPTLWRWRRWPLPRFVQRDVDVEEVESHEGEWRWQLAASLVCGGLTLMAVVGSARGWGAGWVLGLQVLGYVAGGWFAVEEAWERLRRYRGLDVHFLMLAVALGSAAVGQWAEGAVLLFLFSLAGALEHYALERTQREVRALFRNAPKTATVLGEDGGERELPVEAVEPGMRLVVRPGAQFAVDGEVIRGESAADESNLTGESLPVGKRVGDVVLAGTLNLWGVLEVRALRPASESALQKIVRLIREAQRQKAPAQRFTERFSAAYTYAVLGLTVGMYLVWWWGMGLAPFRSPDPGQPGLSAFYRAMTLLVVSSPCALVLSIPSAILAAIAWGARHGILFRGGAAVEKLAEVTLVALDKTGTLTTGELRVERVESRPAGREGEVLVLACAVERWSNHPLARALTRHGKQLGLELPEVSRFESVTGQGVKARVGDRLVWVGRREWIEAELGGGVSAPADWVVGDRPGEVWVWLYREGLWGRILLRDEVRPEAAGLVERLRRAGLRLVVLTGDRRAAAEHLRRELGVDEIRAELKPEEKVAAIREWSESGERVAMVGDGVNDAPSLAAAHVGVAMGARGSDAALEQADVVLMHDRIENFLAAYELSRRARRIIRQNLAVSLGTVVVLVVFALLGKIPLPLGVVGHEGSTVVVVMNSLRLLVGRWSGSTRGG, from the coding sequence ATGGGACCGAGGGGATCGGGGACCGGGGCCGGGTCGGATTGCCTGGCGCGGTCGTTGTTGCAGGTGTTTGCGGAGGAACCGTCGTTGGAGGCGGTTTCGGTGGATCGGGAGCGGAAGCTGGTGGAGGTGGCGACGCTGGGCCGGACGGATGTGGTGCGGTTGCGGGAGCGGTTGGAGGCGGGTTTGCGGGAGGTAGCGGATTTGCGGGTGGGGCGTGAATGTGCGTTGGTGTCGGGGCGTGGGGATTGTCGGACGTGTGGTCGGCCGTTACCGGAGGCGGATGTTCGGCAGTTTCGGTTTCGGCATGAGCGCGGGGTGACCACAGTGAGTCGGGTGACCTGTCCGACGGCGCCGACGTTGTGGCGGTGGCGGCGTTGGCCGTTGCCGCGGTTTGTGCAGCGGGACGTGGATGTGGAGGAGGTGGAGTCGCATGAGGGGGAGTGGCGGTGGCAGCTGGCGGCTTCGTTGGTGTGCGGTGGACTGACGTTGATGGCGGTGGTGGGGTCTGCGCGGGGTTGGGGTGCGGGTTGGGTTTTGGGGTTGCAGGTGCTGGGGTATGTGGCTGGTGGGTGGTTTGCGGTGGAGGAGGCGTGGGAACGGTTGCGGCGGTATCGCGGGTTGGACGTGCATTTTTTGATGCTGGCGGTGGCGTTGGGGAGTGCGGCGGTGGGGCAGTGGGCGGAGGGTGCGGTGTTGTTGTTCTTGTTTTCGCTGGCGGGGGCGCTGGAGCATTACGCGCTGGAGCGGACGCAACGGGAGGTGCGGGCGTTGTTTCGGAATGCACCGAAGACGGCGACGGTGTTGGGGGAGGATGGTGGGGAGCGGGAGTTGCCGGTGGAGGCGGTGGAACCCGGGATGCGGTTGGTGGTGCGGCCCGGGGCGCAATTTGCTGTGGACGGCGAGGTGATTCGGGGGGAGAGCGCGGCGGACGAGTCGAATCTGACCGGTGAATCGCTGCCGGTGGGGAAGCGTGTGGGGGATGTGGTGTTGGCGGGGACGCTGAATTTGTGGGGTGTGTTGGAGGTGCGGGCGTTGCGGCCGGCGTCGGAGAGTGCGCTGCAGAAGATTGTGCGGTTGATTCGGGAGGCGCAGCGGCAGAAGGCGCCGGCGCAGCGGTTTACGGAGCGGTTCAGTGCGGCGTACACGTATGCGGTGCTGGGTTTGACGGTGGGGATGTATTTGGTGTGGTGGTGGGGCATGGGGTTGGCGCCGTTTCGGTCGCCGGATCCGGGTCAGCCGGGGCTGAGCGCGTTTTATCGGGCGATGACGTTGTTGGTGGTGTCGTCGCCGTGTGCGCTGGTGCTTTCGATTCCGTCGGCGATTTTGGCGGCGATTGCGTGGGGTGCACGGCATGGGATTTTGTTTCGGGGCGGGGCGGCGGTGGAGAAGCTGGCGGAGGTGACGTTGGTGGCGTTGGACAAGACGGGGACGTTGACGACGGGGGAACTGAGGGTGGAACGGGTGGAGAGCCGTCCGGCGGGTCGGGAAGGGGAGGTGCTGGTGCTGGCGTGTGCGGTGGAGCGGTGGTCGAATCATCCGCTGGCGCGGGCGTTGACGCGGCATGGGAAGCAGCTGGGGCTGGAGTTGCCGGAGGTGAGCCGGTTTGAGTCGGTGACCGGTCAGGGTGTGAAGGCCCGGGTTGGGGATCGGCTGGTGTGGGTGGGGCGTCGGGAATGGATTGAGGCGGAGTTGGGCGGCGGGGTATCGGCTCCGGCGGACTGGGTGGTCGGGGACCGGCCCGGGGAGGTTTGGGTGTGGTTGTATCGGGAGGGGTTGTGGGGCCGGATTTTGTTGCGGGACGAGGTGCGTCCGGAGGCGGCGGGCCTGGTGGAACGGCTGCGTCGGGCGGGTTTGCGTTTGGTGGTGTTGACGGGGGACCGTCGGGCGGCGGCGGAGCATTTGCGGCGGGAGCTGGGTGTGGACGAGATTCGGGCGGAGTTGAAGCCGGAGGAGAAGGTGGCGGCGATTCGCGAGTGGAGCGAATCCGGGGAACGTGTGGCGATGGTGGGGGATGGTGTGAACGATGCGCCGAGTTTGGCGGCTGCGCATGTGGGGGTGGCGATGGGGGCGCGCGGGTCGGATGCGGCGCTGGAGCAGGCGGACGTGGTGTTGATGCATGATCGGATTGAGAACTTTCTGGCGGCTTATGAGCTGAGTCGGCGTGCCCGGCGGATCATCCGGCAAAATCTGGCGGTGTCGTTGGGGACGGTGGTGGTGTTGGTGGTGTTTGCGTTGCTGGGCAAGATTCCGTTGCCCCTGGGGGTGGTGGGTCATGAGGGGAGCACGGTGGTGGTGGTGATGAACAGCTTGCGACTGTTGGTGGGGCGGTGGTCGGGTTCGACCCGTGGTGGGTGA
- a CDS encoding PEP-CTERM sorting domain-containing protein has protein sequence MAIGLALGTRTTSGVPLPFADGFDYPEGERLGTSGSSGDIWTVGNSTGTGSATVDSSAALTFPGLPSLGGKGLLSQGIPTSNRDRGVVIAPDANSLANWADLGSLYVSYLLRVDAGPEGNPRLLSAYRDSVGGGGFTPSAGVFVGTDLKLGIAKVANNDVAWTADPLTIGQTYLLVWRYKYVDGANNDELALWVNPPASSFGADESNVPTPTIATTVGSDDTGIHAFHFTVRTAGPYNGGGTYALDDVRIGTSWASVVVPEPATAALIGLGFLALWQGRRIRQG, from the coding sequence ATGGCCATCGGCCTGGCACTCGGCACCCGGACGACCTCCGGCGTGCCCCTGCCCTTCGCCGACGGGTTCGACTACCCCGAAGGTGAAAGGCTCGGCACCAGCGGCAGCAGCGGCGATATCTGGACCGTTGGCAACAGCACCGGCACCGGCTCGGCCACCGTGGATAGCAGCGCGGCATTGACCTTCCCCGGCCTGCCGTCCCTGGGCGGTAAAGGGTTGTTGTCCCAAGGAATACCCACCTCCAACCGGGACCGCGGTGTCGTGATCGCACCTGATGCCAACTCCCTGGCCAACTGGGCCGACCTGGGCAGCCTCTACGTATCCTACCTCCTCAGAGTGGACGCCGGCCCGGAAGGCAACCCGCGCCTGCTCAGCGCCTACCGCGACAGCGTCGGCGGCGGCGGGTTCACACCGTCCGCCGGCGTGTTCGTCGGCACCGACCTGAAACTGGGCATCGCCAAGGTGGCAAACAACGACGTCGCCTGGACCGCCGATCCCCTCACCATCGGCCAAACCTACCTGCTGGTCTGGCGCTACAAATACGTCGACGGTGCCAACAACGACGAACTGGCCCTCTGGGTCAACCCGCCCGCCAGCTCGTTCGGCGCGGACGAAAGTAACGTTCCAACCCCCACCATCGCCACAACCGTCGGCTCCGATGACACCGGCATTCATGCGTTCCACTTCACCGTCCGCACCGCCGGCCCCTATAACGGCGGCGGCACCTACGCCCTGGATGACGTGCGCATCGGCACATCATGGGCGTCCGTGGTGGTGCCCGAACCCGCAACCGCCGCCCTCATCGGTCTCGGATTTCTGGCGCTCTGGCAAGGGCGCCGGATTCGTCAGGGTTGA
- a CDS encoding glycosyl hydrolase family 28 protein, translating to MKTSTCHPPAPDPTRPPAALIALLLLTILIQPAPATPGPPQEWNVRDYGARGDGRTLDTRAIQQALDACAAAGGGLVRVPPGDYLCQPLTLHSHITLLLEAGATLRATRERRDFMKEPGDWLQAKSSSDFLPLISGQNLTNITITGQGTVDGSGDVWWPAAEEARRRQPGYTLPRPRLIVLTRCRNVLLSGITLQNAPTFHFVPVECENVRIENVKVLAPEQAANTDGIDPSLSRHVVITNCLMDVGDDNIAIKSGRRLPDRPFGSEDITVVHCRFFRGHGLSIGSETVGGVRRLLVRGCSFQNTENGIRIKSHRGRGGPVEDLVYEDIRMTNVERAITFTAYYPRIPTEDTAQPVTPETPKYRNILLRNLTASCYENAGLIIGLPEAPIENVQLENLHITATRTGLELRHVRNINLQNVTIRPNRGNPIIVRDATGTGLP from the coding sequence GTGAAAACCAGCACCTGCCACCCACCCGCACCCGACCCAACCCGGCCACCCGCCGCCCTCATCGCCCTGCTCCTCCTCACAATTCTCATCCAACCCGCCCCCGCAACCCCCGGACCCCCGCAAGAATGGAACGTCCGGGACTACGGCGCCCGGGGCGACGGGCGTACCCTCGACACCCGCGCCATCCAACAGGCCCTGGACGCCTGCGCCGCCGCCGGCGGCGGCCTGGTCCGCGTGCCCCCCGGCGATTACCTCTGCCAGCCACTCACCCTCCACAGCCACATCACCCTCCTCCTCGAAGCAGGCGCCACCCTCCGCGCCACACGCGAACGCCGCGACTTCATGAAAGAACCCGGTGACTGGCTCCAGGCCAAAAGCAGCAGCGATTTCCTCCCCCTCATCAGCGGCCAGAACCTCACCAACATCACCATCACCGGCCAGGGAACCGTGGACGGCTCCGGCGACGTCTGGTGGCCCGCCGCCGAGGAAGCCCGGCGCCGCCAACCCGGCTACACCCTGCCCCGACCCCGCCTCATCGTCCTCACCCGCTGCCGTAACGTCCTGCTCAGCGGCATCACCCTCCAAAACGCTCCCACCTTCCACTTCGTCCCGGTCGAATGCGAAAACGTCCGGATCGAAAACGTCAAGGTCCTCGCCCCCGAACAAGCCGCCAATACCGACGGCATCGACCCCAGCCTCAGCCGCCACGTCGTCATCACCAACTGCCTCATGGACGTCGGCGACGACAACATCGCCATCAAATCCGGCCGACGCCTCCCAGACCGCCCGTTCGGCTCGGAAGACATCACCGTGGTCCATTGCCGGTTCTTCCGCGGACACGGCCTCTCCATCGGCAGCGAAACCGTCGGCGGCGTGCGCCGACTGCTCGTCCGCGGCTGCTCCTTCCAAAACACCGAAAACGGCATCCGCATCAAATCCCACCGCGGCCGCGGCGGCCCCGTCGAAGACCTCGTCTACGAAGACATCCGGATGACCAACGTCGAACGAGCCATCACCTTCACCGCCTACTACCCCCGCATCCCCACCGAGGACACAGCCCAACCCGTCACCCCCGAAACCCCGAAATACCGCAACATCCTCCTCCGCAACCTCACCGCCTCCTGCTACGAAAACGCCGGCCTCATCATCGGCCTGCCCGAAGCCCCCATCGAAAACGTCCAACTCGAAAACCTCCACATCACCGCCACCCGCACCGGCCTCGAGCTCCGCCACGTCCGCAACATCAACCTCCAAAACGTCACCATCCGACCCAACCGCGGCAACCCCATCATCGTCCGCGACGCCACCGGCACCGGCCTGCCCTGA
- a CDS encoding xylose operon transcription regulator XylR — MKHGTKRDKRSRRVLVALGWYDYRLHRGIERYAEEHGWSLSANLAREKVLPWGWEGDGVLAWLGAWDELAEFVERLNKPTVDFSYRRPHLRFPRVLEDHAHAAQLVAEHFLSRGFKNFIFYSDSPNWSYEERGQGFQAALAEAGYSCLWLKWYESSWFRQDREQWSRKRLWLATKLRRAPKPVAVFAANDQHALDVLEACEFAGLKVPDEVAICGAENYLLAPDAMQTPISSVDTNLELLGYRGAELLDQLMNGRKPPTKPIRIPAAGVVVRKSSDLLAVPHPGVARSLRFIWEHSHEPISVKDLVEVAAMSRRALHKAFVEHLGRTPGQELHRVRIERARKLLAETDDKLDVIARACGYQSTNSFCVAFKHAVGMSPKQFRESLAK; from the coding sequence ATGAAACACGGCACAAAACGCGATAAACGCTCGCGGCGCGTCCTGGTCGCGCTCGGCTGGTACGATTACCGCCTCCACCGCGGCATCGAACGATACGCCGAGGAACACGGCTGGTCCCTCTCCGCCAACCTCGCCCGCGAAAAAGTCCTGCCCTGGGGCTGGGAGGGCGACGGCGTCCTCGCCTGGCTCGGAGCCTGGGACGAACTGGCCGAGTTCGTCGAACGCCTGAACAAGCCCACCGTGGACTTCAGCTACCGCCGCCCCCACCTCCGGTTCCCCCGCGTCCTCGAAGACCACGCCCACGCCGCCCAACTCGTCGCCGAACATTTCCTCTCCCGCGGCTTCAAAAACTTCATCTTCTACAGCGACTCCCCCAACTGGTCCTACGAAGAACGCGGCCAGGGCTTCCAGGCCGCCCTCGCCGAGGCCGGATACTCCTGCCTCTGGCTCAAATGGTACGAATCCTCCTGGTTCCGCCAGGACCGCGAACAATGGTCCCGCAAACGCCTCTGGCTGGCCACCAAACTCCGGCGCGCCCCCAAACCCGTCGCCGTCTTCGCCGCCAATGACCAGCACGCCCTCGACGTCCTGGAAGCCTGCGAGTTCGCCGGCCTCAAAGTCCCCGATGAAGTCGCCATCTGCGGCGCCGAAAATTACCTCCTGGCCCCCGACGCCATGCAAACCCCCATCTCCAGCGTCGATACCAACCTCGAACTCCTCGGCTACCGCGGCGCCGAACTCCTCGACCAACTCATGAACGGCCGCAAACCACCCACCAAACCCATCCGCATCCCCGCCGCCGGCGTCGTCGTCCGCAAAAGCAGCGACCTCCTCGCCGTCCCTCACCCCGGCGTCGCCCGCAGCCTCCGCTTCATCTGGGAACACAGCCACGAACCCATCTCCGTGAAAGACCTCGTCGAGGTCGCCGCCATGTCCCGCCGCGCACTCCACAAGGCCTTCGTCGAACACCTCGGCCGTACCCCGGGCCAGGAACTCCACCGCGTCCGAATCGAACGCGCCCGTAAACTCCTGGCCGAAACCGACGACAAACTCGACGTCATCGCCCGCGCCTGCGGGTACCAGAGCACCAACAGCTTCTGCGTCGCCTTTAAACACGCCGTCGGCATGTCCCCCAAACAGTTTCGGGAAAGCCTGGCCAAATAA
- a CDS encoding SDR family oxidoreductase, which yields MANLQLPFHVNLQDRVALITGGGGVLCSVMARALAACGARVAVADLKQEAAETVASLIRQEGGTALAVACDVLQPDSLAAANETVKRQLGPIDILINGAGGNHPKGTTTFEHLRPEDLQAAQKEVVTFYDLDPRGVEFVFNLNFLGTLLPTQAFTREMAAKGRGVIINISSMNAFRPLTKIPAYSAAKAAVSNFTQWLAVHFSKVGIRVNAIAPGFFVTEQNRSLLLQPDGTWTPRARTILAHTPMGRFGEPCDLIGTLLWLVSDEAAGFVTGVVVPVDGGFAAFSGV from the coding sequence ATGGCAAACCTACAACTTCCATTCCACGTCAACCTGCAAGATCGTGTGGCCCTCATCACCGGCGGTGGCGGTGTCCTCTGTAGCGTCATGGCACGCGCTCTGGCCGCCTGCGGCGCCCGCGTGGCCGTCGCCGACCTCAAACAAGAAGCCGCCGAAACCGTCGCCTCACTCATCCGACAGGAAGGCGGCACCGCTCTGGCCGTGGCATGCGACGTCCTCCAACCCGACAGCCTCGCCGCCGCCAACGAAACCGTCAAACGCCAACTCGGCCCCATCGACATCCTCATCAACGGCGCCGGCGGCAATCACCCCAAAGGCACCACAACCTTCGAACACCTCCGACCCGAAGACCTCCAGGCAGCCCAAAAAGAGGTCGTTACCTTCTACGACCTCGACCCCCGGGGCGTCGAGTTCGTCTTCAACCTCAACTTCCTCGGCACCCTGCTCCCCACCCAGGCCTTCACCCGCGAAATGGCCGCCAAAGGCCGCGGCGTCATCATCAATATCTCGTCCATGAACGCCTTCCGGCCCCTGACCAAAATCCCGGCCTACTCCGCCGCCAAGGCCGCCGTCAGCAACTTTACCCAGTGGCTGGCCGTCCATTTCTCCAAGGTCGGCATCCGCGTCAACGCCATCGCCCCGGGCTTCTTCGTCACCGAACAAAACCGCTCGCTCCTGCTCCAACCCGACGGCACCTGGACGCCCCGGGCCCGCACCATCCTCGCCCATACACCCATGGGCCGGTTCGGCGAACCTTGCGACCTCATCGGCACCCTCCTCTGGCTGGTCAGCGACGAAGCCGCCGGGTTCGTCACCGGAGTCGTCGTGCCCGTGGACGGCGGCTTCGCCGCATTCAGCGGCGTCTGA
- a CDS encoding lactate racemase domain-containing protein, with amino-acid sequence MLYCELGSATARLTEPELRQALFAALDRLGPRRRVLVVPPDFTRFHSQAGLLTRLVYEYYGPRLVDVLPALGTHSPMTPQQIAEMYAGVPPELFRVHNWRTGVVTIGEVPAEFVRQVSEGAVDFAWPAQLARLIWEGNHDLVLSIGQVVPHEVIGMASYNKNLFVGTGGAEGINKSHFIGAAYGMERMMGRADTPVRRILDYASEHFLKHLPVVYIHTVVSRGEDGRLHIRGLFISDDRSGFEKAAALSLRVNFEMVDEPLRKVVVYLDPAEFKSTWLGNKSIYRTRMAMADGGELIVLAPGLREFGEDPEIDRLIRKYGYRGTPATLRAVREQPELQANLSAAAHLIHGSSEGRFRIIYCPGHLSRREIEGVGFEYADLNTMLQRYPPDRLRDGWNTLPDGEKVFFISNPALGLWAWRGRFA; translated from the coding sequence ATGCTGTACTGCGAACTGGGATCAGCCACGGCCAGGTTGACCGAACCGGAACTGCGCCAGGCACTGTTCGCCGCGCTGGACCGTCTCGGTCCGCGCCGGCGCGTCCTAGTGGTACCGCCGGATTTCACCCGCTTCCACTCCCAAGCAGGTCTCCTGACCCGCCTGGTCTACGAATACTACGGACCGCGCCTGGTCGACGTGCTGCCCGCCCTAGGCACGCACAGCCCCATGACCCCCCAACAAATCGCCGAAATGTACGCCGGGGTCCCGCCCGAACTCTTCCGGGTCCACAACTGGCGCACCGGCGTCGTCACCATCGGCGAGGTCCCGGCCGAATTCGTCCGCCAGGTCTCCGAAGGCGCCGTCGACTTCGCCTGGCCCGCCCAACTGGCCCGCCTCATCTGGGAAGGCAACCACGACCTCGTCCTCTCCATCGGACAGGTCGTACCCCACGAGGTCATCGGCATGGCCAGCTACAACAAAAACCTCTTCGTGGGCACCGGCGGCGCCGAGGGCATCAACAAAAGCCACTTCATCGGCGCCGCCTACGGCATGGAACGCATGATGGGTCGGGCCGACACCCCCGTCCGCCGCATCCTCGATTACGCCTCCGAACATTTCCTCAAACACCTGCCCGTCGTCTACATCCACACCGTCGTCAGCCGCGGCGAGGACGGCCGCCTCCACATCCGCGGCCTCTTCATCAGCGACGACCGTTCCGGATTCGAAAAAGCCGCCGCCCTCTCACTCCGGGTCAACTTCGAAATGGTCGATGAACCCCTGCGCAAAGTGGTGGTCTACCTCGACCCCGCCGAGTTCAAAAGCACCTGGCTCGGCAACAAAAGCATCTACCGCACCCGCATGGCCATGGCCGATGGCGGCGAACTCATCGTCCTGGCACCCGGCCTGCGCGAGTTCGGTGAAGACCCGGAAATCGACCGGCTCATCCGCAAATACGGGTACCGCGGCACCCCGGCCACCCTCCGGGCCGTCCGCGAACAACCCGAACTCCAGGCCAACCTCAGCGCCGCCGCCCACCTCATCCACGGCAGCTCCGAAGGCCGCTTCCGCATCATCTATTGCCCCGGACACCTCTCCCGCCGGGAAATCGAGGGCGTCGGCTTCGAATACGCCGACCTCAACACCATGCTCCAACGGTATCCGCCCGACCGCCTCCGCGACGGCTGGAACACCTTACCCGACGGCGAAAAGGTCTTTTTCATCTCCAACCCCGCACTGGGCCTCTGGGCCTGGCGCGGTCGCTTCGCTTGA